The Coffea arabica cultivar ET-39 chromosome 4e, Coffea Arabica ET-39 HiFi, whole genome shotgun sequence genome includes a window with the following:
- the LOC113740701 gene encoding putative F-box protein At1g67623 — translation MANEQKGRSTTCILSLPTEVLSEVLARVASCSSTDLFRAKLCCKLFYEVSEADNIYHRVSMDKFEIVPWSKNDQVSRFLKKCRESKNPEALYRKGVVDYFTDKHEDSALECLEEAAISGHADAAYALGIIYIFLGGDELKRKGMRLLSGLKKSRILYAKQFHPRHNLRALLRMIWVKNPLFLKPTPICCAMTHERKTSSWPMDADDVEEESTCEACACDEEIGAICAALPYR, via the exons ATGGCCAACGAACAAAAAGGGCGTTCAACAACCTGCATCCTGTCCCTTCCGACCGAGGTGCTATCCGAGGTGCTTGCACGTGTCGCATCTTGTTCATCCACTGATCTTTTCCGGGCAAAACTATG CTGTAAGTTGTTTTACGAAGTTTCGGAAGCAGACAACATTTACCACCGGGTGTCAATGGATAAGTTTGAAATCGTGCCGTGGTCAAAAAACGACCAAGTGTCGAGGTTCTTGAAGAAGTGTAGAGAAAGCAAAAATCCAGAAGCCTTGTATCGAAAAGGAGTG GTTGATTATTTTACGGACAAGCATGAGGACTCAGCATTGGAATGCCTGGAAGAAGCTGCCATTTCAGGCCATGCGGATGCGGCATATGCGTTGGGAATAATTTACATCTTTCTTGGTGGGGACGAGTTAAAGCGCAAAGGTATGCGACTGCTGAGCGGGTTGAAGAAATCCAGAATTCTTTATGCCAAACAATTTCATCCTCGTCACAATTTGCGAGCGCTGCTGAGGATGATATGGGTCAAGAACCCTTTGTTTCTAAAGCCAACGCCCATTTGTTGTGCCATGACACACGAGAGGAAAACATCTTCATGGCCTATGGATGCCGATGACGTGGAGGAGGAGAGTACATGTGAAGCCTGCGCTTGCGATGAAGAAATTGGAGCAATTTGTGCTGCCCTACCTTATCGTTAG